Genomic DNA from Pseudomonas helmanticensis:
CTTGAGAATAAAGCGCCCGCTCCACTCCAGCGGCGGGATTTTCAACGGCCAGTAAGTGCGGCTGACCTGCGTGCCAAAAAACGCCGCCGAGGCTACGGCGGGCTCGCCAAGGTATTCGCCACCCAGCGCCGCCGCCAGCGTGATGCCACCCAGCGAATGACCGATCCAGTGTGGCACTTGCCCGCTCTGCTCACGCACGAACGCGGCAATCGCCGGCAGATCGTAGCGCGCGTAGTCCGCGACACGGTTGCGCCGGTATTCCTCGTTGCGTTGCGACAAGCCGTGGCCACGCATCTCCGGAATCCACACGTCGAAGCCCAGTCGCGTCAGGTACGCGCCCAATCCCAGGCCTTTGGGAGAAAACCAGAAGCGTCGATTGGAAAAACTGCCGTGCAACAGAATCACCGGCACACCGCGTGGCGCCGAGTCATCGGCCATGCCCAGACGGGTGACGGCGATCTCCACGGACCAGTCAGGGCTGTTGCCGGGTTTCAAACGATAGACGTCTTCGCTCAGATCGCCGCGCCGTTCGGCGCTGATCAGGGCGACAGGAAATAGGTTGCTGCTGCTTTGCATAATGCTCTTGCACAAAAAAGGGCGGCATCTACAGGAGCCCGCCCTACTTGAATCTCAAAGCCCTGCCCTTTGTAGGAGTGAGCCTGCTCGCGATTTCGGTGTATCAGCCAACATTTATGGCGATGGTGTGCCGTCTTCGCGAGCAAGCCCGCTCCCACAGGGGGAGTGGGCCGCTTACATACTCATCAAGCCTGCGCTTGGCCTTCGGCAAGGAAGAACCAGGTTTCCAGCACGGAGTCCGGGTTCAGCGACACGCTTTCGATGCCCTGCTCCATCAGCCATTTGGCCAGATCCGGGTGATCCGAAGGACCCTGACCGCAGATACCGATGTACTTGCCAGCCTTGTTGCACGCGGCAATCGCGTTGGCCAACAGCTTCTTGACCGCCGGATTACGCTCGTCGAACAGGTGCGCGATGATACCGGAGTCGCGGTCCAGGCCCAGGGTCAGCTGAGTCAGGTCGTTGGAACCGATCGAGAAACCGTCGAAGAATTCGAGGAATTCTTCAGCAAGGATCGCGTTGGATGGCAGTTCGCACATCATGATGATGCGCAGACCGTTTTCGCCGCGCTTCAAGCCGTTTTCGGCGAGCAGATCGATGACCTGACTGGCTTCGCCCAAGGTACGCACGAACGGCACCATGATTTCGACGTTGGTCAGGCCCATCTCGTTGCGTACACGCTTCAGCGCGCGGCATTCGAGTTCGAAGCAGTCACGGAACGATTCGCTGATGTAACGCGAAGCGCCACGGAAACCCAGCATCGGGTTTTCTTCTTCCGGCTCGTAGAGCTTGCCGCCGATCAGGTTGGCGTATTCGTTGGACTTGAAGTCCGACAGACGCACGATGACTTTTTTCGGCGTGAACGCTGCAGCGAGGGTGCTGATGCCTTCCACCAGTTTGTCGACATAGAAACCGACCGGATCGTCGTAACCGGCGATGCGCTTGTCGACGCTATCCTTGATTTCCTGTGGCAGACCGTCGTAGTTCAACAGCGCTTTCGGGTGCACCCCGATCATGCGGTTGATGATGAATTCCAGACGGGCCAGGCCGACACCGGCGTTCGGCAGTTGCGCGAAGTCGAAGGCGCGGTCCGGGTTGCCGACGTTCATCATGATCTTGAACGGCAGCTCCGGCATGGCGTCGACGGAGTTCTTCTTGATGTCGAAGCCCAGCTCGCCTTCGAAGATGTAACCAGTATCGCCTTCGGCGCAGCTCACGGTCACACCCTGGCCATCCTTGAGCAGTTGGGTGGCGTTGCCGCAACCGACCACTGCCGGAATGCCCAGCTCACGCGCGATGATCGCCGCGTGGCAGGTACGCCCGCCACGGTTGGTGACGATGGCGCTGGCGCGTTTCATCACCGGTTCCCAGTCCGGGTCGGTCATGTCGGAAACCAGCACGTCACCCGGCTGGACTTTGTCCATCTCGGAGACGTCCTTGATGATCCGCACTTTGCCGGCGCCGATGCGCTGGCCAATCGCGCGACCTTCAACCAGCACGGTGCCGGTTTCTTTCAACAGGTAACGTTCCATGACGTTGGCCTGGGTGCGGCTTTTCACGGTTTCCGGACGGGCCTGCACGATGTACAGCTTGCCGTCGTCACCGTCCTTGGCCCACTCGATGTCCATCGGGCACTGATAGTGCTTCTCGATGATCATCGCTTGCTTGGCCAGCTCGCTGACTTCAGCGTCGGACAGGCAGAAACGTGCACGCTCAGCCTTGTCGACATCGACAGTCTTGACCGAACGACCGGCCTTGGCCTCGTCGCCGTAGATCATCTTGATCGCTTTGCTGCCCAGGTTGCGACGCAGGATCGCCGGACGACCGGCCTCCAGCGTGCCCTTGTGCACGTAGAACTCATCCGGGTTCACCGCGCCCTGGACGACGGTTTCGCCCAGGCCGTAGGCACCGGTGATGAACACCACGTCACGGAAGCCGGATTCGGTATCGAGGGTGAACATCACGCCGGCAGTACCGGTTTCCGAACGCACCATGCGCTGCACGCCAGCCGACAGGGCGACCAGTTTGTGGTCGAAGCCCTGGTGCACGCGGTAGGAAATCGCACGGTCGTTGAACAGCGACGCGAACACCTCTTTGGCGGCGCGGATAACGTTTTCCACACCACGGATGTTCAGGAAGGTTTCCTGCTGACCGGCGAACGAAGCGTCCGGCAAGTCTTCGGCGGTGGCGGAAGAACGCACGGCCACGGCCACATCAGGGTTGCCGGCCGACAGCGCGGCGAACGCGGTGCGGATCTCGGCATTGAGTTTTTCAGGGAATTCGGCGTCCATGATCCATTGACGGATCTGCGCGCCGGTCTTGGCCAGGGCGTTGACGTCGTCGACGTCGAGCGCGTCGAGGGCCGCGTGGATCTGGTCGTTGAGGCCACTCAGTTCGAGGAAATCACGATAAGCCTGAGCCGTCGTGGCGAAGCCGCCGGGGACCGAAACACCGGCGCCTGCCAGGTTACTGATCATCTCGCCCAGGGATGCGTTCTTGCCCCCCACATGCTCAACATCGTGTTTGCCGAGCTTATCGAGGGAAACTACGTACTCTACCAAGGTGATCTCTCCACTAACTGTGTTGGAAAAGCTCAGAAACCGGCTGCTCGGGGGAGCGTTGGCCGGTTGTATGGCCTGGACCTGGAAAATAAGTGAGAATGCGGGCCAGTCGCGGCCGACAAATCGCGCCTATCATATCCAAGATTGATGACTAGCTTAAGGCCCAAGGTGCAAATGAAACGATCTGCTTTCTTCATCTCCGATGGCACCGGCATCACTGCCGAAACCCTGGGTCAAAGCCTTCTGGCGCAGTTCGAAAACATTACCTTCAGCAAATTCACGCGACCGTACATCGACAGCGTTGAAAAAGCGCGGGCCATGGTACAACAAATCAACAAAGCCGCTGAAACCGACGGCTTTCGTCCGATCATCTTCGACACCATCGTCAATCAGGACATCCGTGAGATTCTCGCAACGTCCAATGGTTTCATGATCGACATTTTCTCGACCTTCCTCGCCCCGCTGGAGCAGGAACTGACCGAGCATTCTTCCTACACCGTCGGCAAATCCCATTCCATCGGGCACAACTCCAATTACATGGAGCGCATCGAGGCGGTGAACTTCGCCCTCGACAACGATGACGGCGCGCGCACGCACTATTACGACAAAGCCGACCTGATACTAGTGGGCGTGTCGCGTTGCGGTAAGACACCGACGTGCCTGTACATGGCCATGCAGTTCGGCATCCGCGCGGCCAACTATCCGCTGACCGAAGACGACATGGAGCGCCTGACCCTGCCAGCCGCCCTGCGCGCGCATCAGCACAAGTTGTTCGGCCTGACCATCGACCCGGATCGCCTCACCGCAATCCGCAACGAGCGCAAGCCCAACAGCCGCTATTCGAGTTATGCGCAGTGCGAATTTGAAGTGCGCGAAGTGGAGAACCTGTTCCGCCGCGAGAACATTCCGCACATCAATTCGACGCATTTTTCGGTGGAAGAGATTTCGGCGAAGATTTTGGTGGAGAAAGGCGTCGAACGACGCTTCAAATAACCCCGCAAACCTCCTGTAGGAGCTACCGCAGGCTGCGTTTTTTTGATCTTGTCTTTTAAAAACAGAATCAAAAGATCGCAGCCTGCGGCAGCTCCTACAAGGGATTGTGTTGTGTCAGGGCATTTGCCAGAGCTTCAAACCCCGCCAGCAACAAACGGTCATCCCCCACCGCATTGCACACACTCACCCGAATGAATTGCGGCACCGCGCCATGCCCGACCGCAAATGATTCGGCAGTCGCCACCAGATAATTGTTCTCCTTCAACTCGGCCGCAATCTGCGACGCCCGCCACAACTCAGGCACTTCTATCCAGAAATGCGGGCTGTAGGTGTGAGTCTTGTAATTCAGGCCCTTGAGCACCGGCGCGACCAACGTCTTGCGCCGGCCGATCTCGCTAATCTGTTCATCCAGCAAATGCTCGGCCATGCCGTTTTCGATCCACAGGCTCGCCACTTCCATCGATAACGGATTGGCCATCCAGCAGGTGCTGCGAATGGCTGAACTGATCCGCCCGATCAACGCTTGCGGTGCATGCAGATAACCCACGCGCAATCCGGCGGAAACCGCCTTGCTCAGGCTGCCGATCAACACCGCGCGCTCCGGCGCGAAGTAACTCAGTGGCAGCGGACGCTGGCGGTCGAGTACGGCGTGGGCTTCGTCTTCCACAATCAGCAGATTGTGCTGGCGGCAGACGTCGGCAATCGCCTCGCGCCGTAGGACCGACATCATCGCCGCTGTGGGATTCTGGATGGTCGGCGTGCAATACAGCGCCGATACCCGATGCTGACGGCAAATATCTTCCAGCGCTGAGGGCAACAGTCCTTCGTCGTCCATTGCAGCACCGATAAGTTTTATCCCGAGCTGGCGTGCGACGCTGATCAATCCCGGGTAGGACAAATGCTCGGTGACAACGCTGTCGCCGGCCTTGAGCAGCCCCATCAGCGCGCAGAGCAAACCATGCTGACCGCCGTTGACGCACAGCACCTGATCGGCGTGCGGCACGAAGTCGCCATGGCTGAGCCAGACCGCCCCCGCCACCCGATGCCGCGCCATGCCGCCCTCGGCGGTGTACCCGGTCAATTGGCGCAACACGCCCGGCTCATTGGCGAGATCCTGCAGGCTCTGGCTCAGGAAGGTGGTTTCCTGCCCCGGAATCGGCTGATTCCGACTCATGTCGAAGCAGGTTGGCGGCTCATCGCTGACGTTGCGAAAGCCTTTGTCCTGCGCCCGCTCCATCCCACGCTGGGACACATAAGTGCCATCGCCGACGCGAGCGACGACCAGGCCGACCCGTTCCAGCTCACCGTATGCACGGCTGATGGTGCCAATGGTCACGCCCAGGCTGTCGGCCAGCAGCCGGTGCGGCGGCAACTTGCAGCCAACCTCGATCACGCCTTCATCAATCGCCTGCGCGACGCCGTCGGCGAGGCGCTTGTACTTCACACCGACGCCGTTGACGAGGCCGTCACGGAGGATTGACACCATGGCAATACTTACTTTGACAGTCATTGTCACCCCGAATAGCGTGCTGAAAACAGGTTCAATCAGCAATAAACCTTTTCATTGATCAGGTCAATTCCACCGTTCGGAGCTTGCCGCCATGTCGACCGCCATCAGCACCCCCATCAACATCAGCAAACCCTGGCTCGCCGGATTGCTCACCAGCGCGCTGTTCCTGATCGTCTGCCTGAGTTGGGGCACGACGTGGCTGGGGATCAAGATTGCTGTTGAAAGCGTGCCGCCACTGACCGCCGCCGGCCTGCGTTTTCTGATCGCGTTTCCGCTGTTCCTCAGCTTCGCCCTTTTGCGCAAGGAACCGCTGCTGTTTCCGCGCCAAAGCCGCTGGTTCTTTGTCTTCGTCACGCTGAGCTACTTCAGTCTGCCGTATTACCTGCTCAACTACGGCGAGATGCACGTGTCGTCCGGCCTGACGGCGCTGCTGTTCAGTTGCATGCCGGTGTTCATCCTGCTGTTTTCCGCGCTGTTTCTGCGCGAAAAAATCTACCCGTCGCAAATGCTCGGCATCGCCATCGGTTTCGGCAGTCTGTTCATGATCATTCGCAGCCAGGGCCTGCATCTGGATCAGGCGGAATGGCTGGGCGTACTGGCGATTCTGTGTGCGGCGGTGATGCATGCGCTGTGCTACGTGGTGACGAAAAAACACGGCAGCGCGATCAGCGTGATCACCTACAACACGCTGCCGATCGGCATTGCCGGGGCGATGTTATTTATTGGCGGCTTGAGTGTTGAAGCGCCGGTGTTTAGCGACGTGACCACACGTTCGTGGGGTGCCCTGCTCTACCTGGGACTGGTGGCGTCGGTGGGCGGATTCATCGTTTATTTTTTGCTGCTGAAACGCCTGAGCCCGATCATTCTGTCGTTCGTGTTTATCATCTTCCCGGTGTTCGCCGTGATCATCGGCGCCTGGTATGAAGGGCAGGCATTGTCGCGGGAATTGATGATCTATTCGGCGATCCTGTTGAGCGGGTTTGCCATCACCAAATTGCCCATCGAAAAATGGCGGACACGGTCCGTGTAGGAGCTGCCGCAGGCTGCGATCTTTGGATGTTGATTTTTAAAAAGCAAGATCAAAAGATCGCAGCCTGCGGCAGCTCCTACATGTAGCGTGGTTGTAACTTCAGAGGGCGAACAGGTCGACGAAGCGGTTGACCGGGGTGGACTCGAGTCGGGTTTGATCCTTGCACAGTGTGAAAATTTCGCCACTGCGCTGCCCGGTAAAACGCGTCGTGAGATTGGCTTTGAACTTGTCCTCCAGCAATGGAATGCCCTCGGCACGGCGACGGCGGTGACCAATCGGGTATTCCACCACAACGTTTTCAGTGCTGCTGCCATCCTTGAAAAACACCTGCACGGCGTTGGCAATCGAGCGCTTGTCGGGCTCGAGATATTCGCGAGTGAAACGCGGTTCTTCGACGATGACCATTTTTTCGCGCAGCACATCGATGATCGGATGCGCCCGGTGGAAATCGTCTTCGTATTGCTCAGCGACCAGATTGCCGAACGCCAATGGCACTGCAGTCATGTACTGAATGCAATGATCGCGGTCGGCGGCGTTGGCCAGCGGCCCGACTTTGGAAATGATGCGGATCGCCGATTCGTGGGTGGTGATAACGATCCGGTCAATTTCGTGCAGGCGATTGCGCACTTGTGGGTGCAACGTCACCGCTGCTTCGCAGGCGGTTTGCGCATGGAACTCTGCGGGGAAGCTGATCTTGAACAGGACGTTTTCCATCACGTAACTGCCGAACGCGCGCGCGAAAGTGAACGCGCGTTTGTCCTGCGGTTTCAGCGCCAGATCGTTGTTGGTGTGGCTGAACAGCACGTCATAAAAGCCCCACTGTTTTGCCGTCAGCACCCCGGGAATGCCCATCTCGCCGCGCATGGCGATGTCGGCCAGGCGCACGCCACGACTCGACGCATCCCCGGCCGCCCAGGATTTGCGCGAACCGGCGTTCGGTGCATGACGATAAGTGCGCAACGCCTGCCCGTCAGCAAACGCATGGGACAACGCCGACAGCAGTTGCTCGCGATTGGCGCCCATCAGTTTCGCGGTGACCGCCGTTGAGGCGACTTTCACCAGGATGACGTGATCGAGTCCTACACGGTTGAAGGAGTTTTCCAGGGCGATTACCCCTTGAATCTCGTGCGCCATGATCATCGCTTCGAGCACATCGCGAACCGTCAGCGGTGCTTCAGCGTTGGCCACGCGTTTCTGCGACAAATGATCGGCCACCGCGAGAATTCCGCCGAGGTTGTCGGAGGGATGGCCCCATTCGGCGGCGAGCCAGGTGTCGTTGTAGTCGAGCCAGCGGACGATGCAGCCGATGTCCCACGCGGCTTTGACCGGGTCGAGGCGATAGGACGTGCCGGGAACGCGTGCGCCAAACGGCACGATGGTGCCCTCGACGATTGGCCCAAGATGCTTGGTGCATTCGGGGAAACGCAGCGCCAGCAGGCCGCAACCCAGCGTGTCCATCAGGCAGTTGCGGGCGGTGTCGAGGGCTTCGGCAGAGGTGACTTTGAAGGTGAGGACGTAATCGGCGATGTCCTGCAGGACAGGGTCGTAGTCGGGGCGGTTGTTCAGGTCGACGTTGGCGCTCATTGCGGTTCTCCTGTGCGGGAATGATGAGTGGTGCGGTCTTCCTCAGGGCTTGGCTGGGTTGGTCTGGTTGATTGCAGGTCTGGGGTGCCTGCTTGTTTTGGGTTTCTTCAGTGGGTGGCCCCTCACCCTAGCCCTCTCCCGAGGGAGAGGGAACTGATTGGGGGATGTTGTAGAGGTTCGCCGACGTGATCGATCTGCGCTGAATCCGTAATCGATCTGGTCAATGAACAACTTCAAACACCTCGATGCCCTCTTGAATCCATAATCGACTCGATCTTTCAGGTCGCTATACAACCTCAGACACCTCGGTCGGCCCCTGAATCCATAATCGCCTCGATCTTTCAGGTCAATGTACTACTCCAGACACCTCGGTCGGCCCCCTCTCCCTCCGGGAGAGGGCTGGGCGGGCGGCGTTCCGATGAGGGTAAAACTTTCGGATCAGAACGAATCTCCGGGGACGCGTACATAGCCTTCCATCAGCACCCGAGCACTGCGGCTCATAATGGCTTTTTTGACGATCCACTCGCCGTTTTCCAGGCTGGCTTCAGCACCGACGCGCAACGTTCCGGACGGATGCCCGAAGCGCACGGCATTGCGTTCAACGCCACCTGCCGCGAGGTTCACCAACGTGCCGGAAATGGCTGCGGCGGTGCCGATCGCCACAGCCGCCGTGCCCATCATTGCGTGGTGCAACTTGCCCATCGACAACGCACGCACCAGCAAATCCACATCCCCGGCAGCAATCGCTTTGCCACTGGACGCCAGGTAATCCGCAGGCTTGGCAACGAACGCAACTTTCGGCGTGTGCTGCCGTTTCGCCGCTTCATCCAGATTGGCAATCAGGCCCATGCGCAGCGCGCCGTAAGCACGAATCGTCTCGAACATCTGCAGCGCTTGCGGATCGCTGTTGATCGCGCCTTGCAGTTCGGTGCCGGTGTAACCGATGTCTTCGGCGTTGACGAAAATCGTCGGGATGCCGGCGTTGATCATCGTCGCCTTGAACGTGCCGACACCCGGCACTTCCAGCTCATCGATCAGGTTGCCGGTGGGGAACATCGAGCCACCGCCGCCCTCTTCGTCCGCCGCCGGGTCCATGAATTCGACTTGCACTTCAGCGGCCGGAAAAGTCACGCCGTCGAGTTCGAAATCACCGGTTTCCTGCACCTCGCCATTGGTGATCGGCACGTGGGCGATGATGGTTTTGCCGATGTTGGCCTGCCACACGCGCACCACCGCAACACCGTTGTGCGGAATGCGGCCGGCGTCGACCAAGCCATTGCTGATGGCGAACGAACCGACCGCTGCCGAGAGGTTGCCGCAGTTGCCGCTCCAATCCACGAATGGCTTGTCGATAGAGACCTGGCCGAACAGGTAATCGACGTCGTGATCAGCCTTGAGGCTTTTCGACAGGATCACGGTTTTGCTGGTGCTCGAAGTCGCGCCGCCCATGCCGTCGATCTGCTTGTCGTACGGGTCAGGGCTGCCGATCACGCGCAGCAAAAAAGCGTCGCGAACCGGGCCGGGAATCTGCGCCGCTTCGGGCAAATCCTTGAGGCTGAAAAACACGCCTTTGCTGGTGCCGCCGCGCATGTAGGTGGCGGGGATTTTGATCTGCGGTGCGAAAGTAGCTGCGTGAGCCATGGTGCTCCTTAACCACAGGCGTGAGACCGAAATCTCACGCCTGCATCAGTAGATTTAAACGGCAACCGCCGACTCTTCGAGGAAGTCCTGAGCGAAGCGTTGCAACACGCCGCCGGCCTCGTAGATCGACACTTCTTCAGCGGTATCCAGACGGCAGGTCACCGGCACATCAACGCGCTCACCGTTCTGGCGATGGATCACCAGCGTCAGGTCCGCACGCGGTTTGCGCTCGCCGATCACGTCGTAGGTTTCGCTGCCGTCGATGGCCAGCGTGTGCCGGTCGGTGCCCGGCTTGAACTCCAGCGGCAACACGCCCATGCCCACCAGGTTGGTGCGGTGAATGCGCTCGAAACCTTCAGCTGCAATCGCTTCGACACCGGCCAGACGCACGCCTTTCGCCGCCCAGTCACGGGACGAACCCTGACCGTAATCGGCGCCGGCGATGATGATCAGCGGCTGCTTGCGCTCCATGTAGGTTTCGATGGCTTCCCACATGCGCATGACCTTGCCTTCCGGCTCGACGCGCGCCAGCGAACCCTGTTTGACCTTGCCGTTTTCCACGACCATTTCATTGAACAGTTTTGGGTTGGCGAAGGTTGCGCGCTGGGCGGTCAAGTGGTCGCCACGGTGCGTTGCGTAAGAGTTGAAGTCCTCTTCCGGCAGGCCCATTTTCGCCAGGTATTCGCCAGCGGCGCTGTCGAGCATGATCGCGTTGGATGGCGACAGGTGATCGGTGGTGATGTTGTCCGGCAGCACCGCCAGCGGGCGCATGCCCTTCAACGGACGGGCGCCAGCCAGTGCGCCTTCCCAGTACGGCGGACGGCGAATGTAGGTGCTCATCTCGCGCCAGTCGTACAACGGCGTGACTTTCGGGCCGGTGTCTTCGTGGACGGCGAACATCGGAATGTAGACCTGACGGAACTGCTCTGGCTTGACCGAAGATTTCACCACGGCGTCGATTTCTTCGTCGGTTGGCCAGATGTCTTTGAGGCGGATTTCCTTGCCATCGACCACGCCCAACACGTCCTTCTCGATATCGAAACGGATGGTCCCGGCGATGGCGTAAGCAACCACCAGTGGCGGCGAAGCGAGGAACGCTTGCTTGGCGTACGGGTGGATGCGGCCGTCGAAGTTGCGGTTACCGGAAAGCACGGCGGTGGCGTACAGATCGCGGTCGATGATCTCTTGCTGGATCACTGGATCAAGCGCGCCGGACATGCCGTTGCAGGTGGTGCAGGCGAAGGCGACGACACCGAAACCGAGCTGTTCCAGCTCAGTGGTCAGCCCCGCTTCGTCGAGGTACAGCGCGACGGTTTTCGAACCCGGCGCCAGCGAGGATTTCACCCACGGTTTGCGGGTCAGGCCGAGCCTGTTGGCGTTGCGCGCGAGCAGGCCAGCGGCGATCACGTTGCGCGGGTTGCTGGTGTTGGTGCAACTGGTGATGGCGGCGATGATCACGGCGCCGTCGGGCATTTGCCCGGGGATTTCTTCCCACTGGCCGGAGATG
This window encodes:
- a CDS encoding alpha/beta fold hydrolase — translated: MQSSSNLFPVALISAERRGDLSEDVYRLKPGNSPDWSVEIAVTRLGMADDSAPRGVPVILLHGSFSNRRFWFSPKGLGLGAYLTRLGFDVWIPEMRGHGLSQRNEEYRRNRVADYARYDLPAIAAFVREQSGQVPHWIGHSLGGITLAAALGGEYLGEPAVASAAFFGTQVSRTYWPLKIPPLEWSGRFILKRFAQLSGSRLKRGPEDEPIGLAIESMRWYGLFGRFGDKDKDWWAGLADVQVPVLAVSAAGDHQDPTWACRKLFEQVGSEHKQFINLGREQGFHDNFGHVEMLVSKAAQAEVWPLVARWLSDQTSPLRGEKPDLAAAV
- the ppsA gene encoding phosphoenolpyruvate synthase; protein product: MVEYVVSLDKLGKHDVEHVGGKNASLGEMISNLAGAGVSVPGGFATTAQAYRDFLELSGLNDQIHAALDALDVDDVNALAKTGAQIRQWIMDAEFPEKLNAEIRTAFAALSAGNPDVAVAVRSSATAEDLPDASFAGQQETFLNIRGVENVIRAAKEVFASLFNDRAISYRVHQGFDHKLVALSAGVQRMVRSETGTAGVMFTLDTESGFRDVVFITGAYGLGETVVQGAVNPDEFYVHKGTLEAGRPAILRRNLGSKAIKMIYGDEAKAGRSVKTVDVDKAERARFCLSDAEVSELAKQAMIIEKHYQCPMDIEWAKDGDDGKLYIVQARPETVKSRTQANVMERYLLKETGTVLVEGRAIGQRIGAGKVRIIKDVSEMDKVQPGDVLVSDMTDPDWEPVMKRASAIVTNRGGRTCHAAIIARELGIPAVVGCGNATQLLKDGQGVTVSCAEGDTGYIFEGELGFDIKKNSVDAMPELPFKIMMNVGNPDRAFDFAQLPNAGVGLARLEFIINRMIGVHPKALLNYDGLPQEIKDSVDKRIAGYDDPVGFYVDKLVEGISTLAAAFTPKKVIVRLSDFKSNEYANLIGGKLYEPEEENPMLGFRGASRYISESFRDCFELECRALKRVRNEMGLTNVEIMVPFVRTLGEASQVIDLLAENGLKRGENGLRIIMMCELPSNAILAEEFLEFFDGFSIGSNDLTQLTLGLDRDSGIIAHLFDERNPAVKKLLANAIAACNKAGKYIGICGQGPSDHPDLAKWLMEQGIESVSLNPDSVLETWFFLAEGQAQA
- the ppsR gene encoding posphoenolpyruvate synthetase regulatory kinase/phosphorylase PpsR, yielding MKRSAFFISDGTGITAETLGQSLLAQFENITFSKFTRPYIDSVEKARAMVQQINKAAETDGFRPIIFDTIVNQDIREILATSNGFMIDIFSTFLAPLEQELTEHSSYTVGKSHSIGHNSNYMERIEAVNFALDNDDGARTHYYDKADLILVGVSRCGKTPTCLYMAMQFGIRAANYPLTEDDMERLTLPAALRAHQHKLFGLTIDPDRLTAIRNERKPNSRYSSYAQCEFEVREVENLFRRENIPHINSTHFSVEEISAKILVEKGVERRFK
- a CDS encoding PLP-dependent aminotransferase family protein; this encodes MTVKVSIAMVSILRDGLVNGVGVKYKRLADGVAQAIDEGVIEVGCKLPPHRLLADSLGVTIGTISRAYGELERVGLVVARVGDGTYVSQRGMERAQDKGFRNVSDEPPTCFDMSRNQPIPGQETTFLSQSLQDLANEPGVLRQLTGYTAEGGMARHRVAGAVWLSHGDFVPHADQVLCVNGGQHGLLCALMGLLKAGDSVVTEHLSYPGLISVARQLGIKLIGAAMDDEGLLPSALEDICRQHRVSALYCTPTIQNPTAAMMSVLRREAIADVCRQHNLLIVEDEAHAVLDRQRPLPLSYFAPERAVLIGSLSKAVSAGLRVGYLHAPQALIGRISSAIRSTCWMANPLSMEVASLWIENGMAEHLLDEQISEIGRRKTLVAPVLKGLNYKTHTYSPHFWIEVPELWRASQIAAELKENNYLVATAESFAVGHGAVPQFIRVSVCNAVGDDRLLLAGFEALANALTQHNPL
- a CDS encoding DMT family transporter, whose product is MSTAISTPINISKPWLAGLLTSALFLIVCLSWGTTWLGIKIAVESVPPLTAAGLRFLIAFPLFLSFALLRKEPLLFPRQSRWFFVFVTLSYFSLPYYLLNYGEMHVSSGLTALLFSCMPVFILLFSALFLREKIYPSQMLGIAIGFGSLFMIIRSQGLHLDQAEWLGVLAILCAAVMHALCYVVTKKHGSAISVITYNTLPIGIAGAMLFIGGLSVEAPVFSDVTTRSWGALLYLGLVASVGGFIVYFLLLKRLSPIILSFVFIIFPVFAVIIGAWYEGQALSRELMIYSAILLSGFAITKLPIEKWRTRSV
- the prpD gene encoding 2-methylcitrate dehydratase, whose amino-acid sequence is MSANVDLNNRPDYDPVLQDIADYVLTFKVTSAEALDTARNCLMDTLGCGLLALRFPECTKHLGPIVEGTIVPFGARVPGTSYRLDPVKAAWDIGCIVRWLDYNDTWLAAEWGHPSDNLGGILAVADHLSQKRVANAEAPLTVRDVLEAMIMAHEIQGVIALENSFNRVGLDHVILVKVASTAVTAKLMGANREQLLSALSHAFADGQALRTYRHAPNAGSRKSWAAGDASSRGVRLADIAMRGEMGIPGVLTAKQWGFYDVLFSHTNNDLALKPQDKRAFTFARAFGSYVMENVLFKISFPAEFHAQTACEAAVTLHPQVRNRLHEIDRIVITTHESAIRIISKVGPLANAADRDHCIQYMTAVPLAFGNLVAEQYEDDFHRAHPIIDVLREKMVIVEEPRFTREYLEPDKRSIANAVQVFFKDGSSTENVVVEYPIGHRRRRAEGIPLLEDKFKANLTTRFTGQRSGEIFTLCKDQTRLESTPVNRFVDLFAL
- the prpF gene encoding 2-methylaconitate cis-trans isomerase PrpF, with amino-acid sequence MAHAATFAPQIKIPATYMRGGTSKGVFFSLKDLPEAAQIPGPVRDAFLLRVIGSPDPYDKQIDGMGGATSSTSKTVILSKSLKADHDVDYLFGQVSIDKPFVDWSGNCGNLSAAVGSFAISNGLVDAGRIPHNGVAVVRVWQANIGKTIIAHVPITNGEVQETGDFELDGVTFPAAEVQVEFMDPAADEEGGGGSMFPTGNLIDELEVPGVGTFKATMINAGIPTIFVNAEDIGYTGTELQGAINSDPQALQMFETIRAYGALRMGLIANLDEAAKRQHTPKVAFVAKPADYLASSGKAIAAGDVDLLVRALSMGKLHHAMMGTAAVAIGTAAAISGTLVNLAAGGVERNAVRFGHPSGTLRVGAEASLENGEWIVKKAIMSRSARVLMEGYVRVPGDSF
- the acnD gene encoding Fe/S-dependent 2-methylisocitrate dehydratase AcnD gives rise to the protein MNTEFRKTLPGSPLDYFDARAAVEAIQPGSYDTLPYTSRVLAENLVRRCDPATLTDSLKQLIERKRDLDFPWFPARVVCHDILGQTALVDLAGLRDAIALQGGDPAQVNPVVPTQLIVDHSLAVEAGGFDKQAFEKNRAIEDRRNEDRFHFINWTKKAFKNVDVIPPGNGIMHQINLEKMSPVIQVREGVAFPDTCVGTDSHTPHVDALGVIAIGVGGLEAESVMLGRASWMRLPESVGVELTGKLQPGITATDMVLALTEYLRKQKVVGAWLEFFGEGAAALTLGDRATISNMAPEYGATAAMFYIDQQTIDYLKLTGREDQQVQLVEQYAKLTGLWADSLKGAQYERGLSFDLSSVVRNMAGPSNPHARVATSDLAAKGISGQWEEIPGQMPDGAVIIAAITSCTNTSNPRNVIAAGLLARNANRLGLTRKPWVKSSLAPGSKTVALYLDEAGLTTELEQLGFGVVAFACTTCNGMSGALDPVIQQEIIDRDLYATAVLSGNRNFDGRIHPYAKQAFLASPPLVVAYAIAGTIRFDIEKDVLGVVDGKEIRLKDIWPTDEEIDAVVKSSVKPEQFRQVYIPMFAVHEDTGPKVTPLYDWREMSTYIRRPPYWEGALAGARPLKGMRPLAVLPDNITTDHLSPSNAIMLDSAAGEYLAKMGLPEEDFNSYATHRGDHLTAQRATFANPKLFNEMVVENGKVKQGSLARVEPEGKVMRMWEAIETYMERKQPLIIIAGADYGQGSSRDWAAKGVRLAGVEAIAAEGFERIHRTNLVGMGVLPLEFKPGTDRHTLAIDGSETYDVIGERKPRADLTLVIHRQNGERVDVPVTCRLDTAEEVSIYEAGGVLQRFAQDFLEESAVAV